A part of Cryptococcus decagattii chromosome 2, complete sequence genomic DNA contains:
- a CDS encoding tubulin beta chain: MNSKLPSKGEENIKLLECANRHVRGGSYKAAELTTREVDNHLLFFLFLLLQPLSKMREIVHLQTGQCGNQIGAKFWEVVSEEHGIQADGSYKGTTDTQLERINVYYNEAAAGKYVPRAVLVDLEPGTMDSIRGGPLGSLFRPDNFVFGQSGAGNNWAKGHYTEGAELVDSVLDVVRREAEGCDCLQGFQITHSLGGGTGAGMGTLLISKIREEFPDRMMCTFSVVPSPKVSDTVVEPYNATLSVHQLVENSDETFCIDNEALYDICLRTLKLSTPTYGDLNHLVSVVMSGVTTCLRFPGQLNSDLRKLAVNMVPFPRLHFFMVGFAPLTARGSASYRAVTVPELTQQMFDAKNMMAASDPRHGRYLTVACYYRGKVSMKEVEDQIQSVQAKNSAYFVEWIPGNISAAQCDIPPRGLKMSSTFICNSTSIQSLFKRIGEQFSAMYRRKAFVHWYTGEGMDELEFSEAESNLQDLVSEYMQYQEAGADDEIYGDEEIPIEEEEM, encoded by the exons ATGAACTCAAAGCTTCCATCCAAAGGGGAGGAAAATATAAAGTTGTTAGAATGCGCGAACCGCCACGTTAGGGGAGGCAGTTATAAAGCCGCGGAGTTAACGACGCGTGAAG TCGACAACcaccttctttttttccttttcctaCTTCTCCAACCCCTATCAAAGA TGCGAGAGATCGTTCACCTTCAAACCGGTCAATGTGGTAACCAGATCGGTGCCAAGTTCTG GGAAGTCGTCTCCGAGGAGCACGGCATTCAGGCCGATGGCTCTTATAAGGGTACCACCGACACCCAGCTCGAGCGCATCAACGTCTACTACAACGAGGCCGCGGCGGGCAAGTATGTTCCTCGAGCCGTCCTTGTTGACCTCGAGCCTGGAACTATGGACTCCATCCGAGGTGGCCCCCTTGGTAGCCTTTTCAGGCCCGATAACTT TGTTTTCGGCCAGTCTGGTGCCGGTAACAACTGGGCCAAGGGTCACTATACTGAAGGTGCCGAGCTTGTTGATTCTGTGCTCGATGTTGTTCGACGAGAGGCCGAGGGTTGTGACTGCCTTCAAGGTTTCCAAATCACCCACTCTCTTGGTGGTGGTACCGGTGCCGGTATGGGTACACTTTTGATCTCCAAGATCCGAGAAGAGTTCCCCGACCGAATGATGTGCACTTTCTCCGTCGTTCCTTCTCCCAAG GTCTCTGACACCGTCGTTGAGCCATACAATGCCACCCTTTCCGTCCATCAGCTCGTTGAGAACTCCGATGAGACCTTCTGTATCGACAATGAGGCTCTTTATGACATCTGCTTGCGTACTCTCAAGCTCTCTACCCCTACTTACGGTGACTTGAACCACCTCGTCTCTGTCGTCATGTCTGGTGTCACCACATGTCTTCGTTTCCCTGGTCAGCTTAACTCCGACCTTCGAAAGTTGGCCGTGAACATGGTGCCCTTCCCCCGTCTTCATTTCTTCATGGTCGGCTTTGCCCCTCTCACTGCCCGAGGCTCCGCTAGCTACCGTGCCGTCACCGTTCCTGAGCTTACTCAGCAAATGTTTGACGCCAAGAACATGATGGCTGCCTCTGACCCTCGCCATGGC CGATACCTCACTGTAGCATGCTACTACCGAGGCAAGGTTTCCATGAAGGAAGTCGAGGACCAGATTCAATCTGTTCAGGCCAAGAACTCCGCTTACTTTGTTGAGTGGATTCCCGGAAACATCTCCGCCGCGCAATG TGACATTCCTCCTCGTGGTCTCAAGATGTCCTCCACCTTCATCTGCAATTCAACTTCCATCCAGTCACTTTTCAAGCGTATCGGCGAGCAGTTCTCTGCCATGTACAGGCGAAAGGCTTTCGTGCACTGGTACACTGGAGAGGGTATGGACGAGCTTGAATTC TCTGAAGCTGAATCCAACTTGCAAGACTTGGTTTCCGAGTATATGCAATACCAGGAGGCGGGAGCGGACGACGAAATCTATGGTGATGAGGAGATCCCCattgaggaggaggagatgtAA